Proteins encoded in a region of the Solanum dulcamara chromosome 9, daSolDulc1.2, whole genome shotgun sequence genome:
- the LOC129902307 gene encoding cytochrome B5, whose protein sequence is MVMTNFNGTGIGFGIGIGCGFGVGWGFGGMPLNFLGLGVGGGCGIGVGLGWGFGSAFGSQYRNSRVTFDVMDFINKEHSEERDSKDLAKGNPQVAQHKSKQDCWIIIHGRVIDVTKFLEEHPGGEEVLIESAGKDATKEFEDIGHSKAAKNYLLKYQIGYLQGYKIQDDDDNLFTDCYKEPIKAKEMEAFVIKENSKPKYLVFVEYFVPFSAAAFFLYYRYLNGALQL, encoded by the exons ATGGTGATGACAAACTTCAATGGAACCGGTATCGGTTTTG GTATTGGCATTGGTTGCGGATTCGGTGTAGGATGGGGTTTCGGAG GCATGCCTTTGAATTTCTTGGGTCTTGGTGTAG GCGGCGGATGTGGGATTGGAGTAGGCCTCGGATGGGGATTTGGCTCTGCCTTTGGTAGCCAGTACAGGAACTCTAGAGTTACATTTGACGTCATGGATTTTATCAATAAGGAGCATAGTGAAGAAAGAGATTCAAAAGATCTAGCCAAAGGCAATC CTCAAGTTGCACAACACAAGTCAAAGCAAGATTGTTGGATAATCATCCATGGCAGA GTAATAGACGTTACGAAGTTTTTGGAAGAACATCCTGGAGGAGAAGAAGTGTTGATTGAATCAGCTGGAAAGGATGCAACTAAAGAATTTGAAGATATTGGGCATAGTAAAGCTGCCAAGAACTATCTCTTGAAATACCAGATTGGATATCTTCAAGGCTATAAAATCcaagatgatgatgataatttGTTTACTGATTGCTACAAAGAACCAATAAAGGCCAAAGAAATGGAAGCTTTTGTGATCAAAGAGAATTCCAAGCCCAAGTATCTGGTTTTTGTTGAGTATTTTGTGCCTTTTTCGGCTGCTGCATTCTTTCTGTATTACCGATATCTCAATGGAGCTCTCCAGCTTTGA
- the LOC129902304 gene encoding uncharacterized protein LOC129902304 isoform X1, protein MAFLFHKFQEVVKILAKSPTFARESRLLQFEADINLLFLYTSYNRLGRNAEEADAEEIIDMANKASLADQQKQVHENVHSQVSNFCRYMDDILLLDQKVKDNQATSPTTPNSSPRSSGLGLAVGGNPLAKDQTVVPETKGLQHTEVSQRLKDLMGYTLEVKSSQIPHEDAGKGLFLQGEANIGSVIAFYPGVVYPPAYYHYIPGYPRVDAQNSHLITRYDGTLINPQPWGAGGESREIWEWTRLLEPKHTMQADDKGSDLDGTHVGGNLEVLERRNPLALAHFANHPAKGMVPNVMIYPYNFPLLEKDMRPYIPNVSFGNGEETDTMKFGSFRFKSWKSSSNESNVPVLKTLVLVTTRALCDEEVLLNYRLSNSEHIPSWYTPVDEED, encoded by the exons ATGGCTTTCCTCTTCCACAAATTTCAAGAG GTGGTGAAAATTCTTGCTAAAAGTCCCACTTTCGCTAGAGAATCGAGGCTTCTACAGTTTGAAGCTGACATAAATCTCCTCTTCCTTTACACCAG TTACAACCGTTTAGGAAGGAATGCCGAAGAAGCTGATGCAGAGGAGATTATTGATATGGCTAACAAAGCCTCCTTAGCTGACCAACAGAAGCAGGTCCATGAGAATGTGCATTCTCAGGTTTCAAATTTTTGCAGGTATATGGATGACATATTACTCCTGGATCAAAAGGTCAAAGACAATCAGGCCACATCACCAACTACACCAAATTCTTCTCCCCGTAGTAGTGGCCTTGGTCTTGCTGTTGGTGGGAATCCTCTCGCAAAAGACCAAACTG TTGTACCTGAAACCAAGGGATTGCAACACACAGAGGTTTCACAGAGGTTAAAGGATCTTATGGGCTACACTCTCGAGGTCAAATCATCTCAAATTCCCCATGAGGATGCTGGGAAGGGTTTATTCTTACAAGGTGAAGCCAATATTGGTTCTGTCATAGCATTCTATCCTGGAGTAGTCTACCCTCCAGCATATTACCACTATATTCCTGGGTACCCTAGAGTTGATGCCCAAAATTCTCATTTGATCACACGGTATGATGGGACTCTGATCAATCCCCAGCCCTGGGGTGCTGGTGGTGAATCTCGTGAAATATGGGAGTGGACTCGTCTTCTTGAACCTAAGCACACTATGCAAGCTGATGATAAAGGTTCTGACCTAGATGGAACACATGTTGGAGGCAACCTTGAAGTGTTGGAAAGGAGAAACCCTCTAGCCTTGGCTCATTTCGCCAACCACCCAGCCAAAGGCATGGTCCCCAATGTAATGATATACCCTTATAATTTTCCCCTTCTTGAGAAGGACATGAGACCCTATATACCTAATGTTTCATTTGGAAACGGTGAAGAAACAGACACGATGAAATTTGGCAGCTTTAGGTTCAAATCATGGAAGTCCAGCAGCAATGAATCAAATGTCCCAGTTCTGAAGACACTTGTTCTCGTGACTACTAGGGCACTTTGTGATGAAGAGGTTCTGCTGAACTACAGACTGAGCAATTCAGAGCACATACCATCGTGGTATACTCCAGTAGATGAAGAGGATTGA
- the LOC129903375 gene encoding uncharacterized protein LOC129903375, whose product MNISLKKKEKVPITTMPSLDEKCCYNNPLGCFFCIMKEPNSSIRSNGIKNYFKRMPLIDEDQELVLVLSGLWTMAMSQPNDKELPSLGIFECMKSLINKGINQKSWLQKNQNIYIPYYASHIIGSYTMNNAEFAIKALDCGVLVPLLELLRGKMTWVEQRVAIRAIGHLASYEKTFKDVAIYEEEIVKLAMKLASTCLEVVYKEFVGVKDLNMRLKYHCDLLTRGVGGLEMENSKAEEWASQLQCWSLHLLNCFAIKERCLNLICDQNFLKDLSEMWGGLANDSSPGGVGLIRVLCYNKDGRRCIAESKDVIKNLCNLSRSSDDWQYMGIDCLKLLLADSGTRYKVLEVASMCLIDLVELRTLGGRSNVGNTITRTLLADFKQRKVKINNIGIQQVLEEIWSLKVRKKREQNMSDEKLEDKRVMVSLMKQQGNNSFWLGKIEEAMMKYSEALELCPLRFRKERIVLYSNRAQCKLLLGEANDAVSDTTKALSLSSPTNSHAKSLWRRSQAYDMKGLAKESLMDCIMFVNCCFKMDCSSSSLMKKNMRIPYYAVRMINKQMESTWLFKNAQLKAFVDLSEKTNQPHDVMRATRILLQKKGFIEGLSSISEEHQLIEKGEISRRNLKIKNKERQKNVFTQSVQCN is encoded by the exons ATGAATATTTCtctcaagaaaaaagaaaaagttccAATTACCACCATGCCTAGTTTGGATGAGAAATGTTGCTATAATAACCCTTTAGGATGTTTCTTTTGCATAATGAAGGAACCAAATTCATCAATTAGAAGCAATGGAATCAAGAACTACTTTAAAAGAATGCCTTTGATTGATGAAGATCAAGAACTTGTGCTAGTATTAAGTGGCCTTTGGACCATGGCAATGTCACAACCAAATGACAAAGAGCTTCCATCCTTAGGCATTTTTGAATGCATGAAAAGTCTAATCAACAAAGGTATAAATCAAAAATCTTGGCTTCAAAAAAATCAGAACATTTATATTCCTTATTACGCTTCTCATATTATTGGTTCTTATACAATGAACAATGCTGAGTTTGCTATTAAAGCATTGGATTGTGGTGTTTTAGTCCCACTATTGGAGCTTTTGAGAGGAAAAATGACTTGGGTTGAACAAAGAGTGGCTATTAGAGCAATTGGTCATTTAGCAAGCTATGAAAAGACTTTCAAAGATGTAGCaatttatgaagaagaaattGTGAAATTAGCCATGAAATTGGCTTCCACATGTCTTGAAGTTGTGTACAAAGAGTTTGTTGGTGTGAAAGATTTAAATATGAGGTTGAAATATCATTGTGATTTGTTGACTAGAGGAGTTGGAGGGCTAGAAATGGAAAATAGTAAAGCTGAGGAATGGGCTAGTCAACTTCAATGTTGGAGTTTGCATCTTTTAAATTGCTTTGCAATTAAGGAAAGGTGTTTAAATCTCATTTGTGATCAAAATTTCTTGAAGGACTTAAGTGAAATGTGGGGTGGATTGGCTAATGATTCTTCACCAGGAGGGGTTGGATTAATTAGAGTTTTGTGTTATAACAAAGATGGAAGAAGATGTATAGCAGAATCAAAGGATGTAATCAAGAATCTTTGTAATCTTTCAAGATCTTCAGATGATTGGCAATATATGGGAATAGATTGTCTAAAATTGCTTCTCGCCGATTCAG GTACAAGGTACAAAGTTCTTGAAGTGGCTTCCatgtgtcttattgatttggttGAACTTAGGACCCTTGGAGGCAGATCAAATGTTGGTAATACAATCACAAGAACTCTTCTTGCAGATTTCAAACAAAGAAAG GTGAAAATCAATAATATTGGTATTCAACAAGTGCTTGAAGAAATATGGAGTTTGAAAGTAAGGAAGAAAAGGGAGCAAAATATGAGTGATGAGAAACTTGAAGATAAAAGGGTAATGGTGAGTTTGATGAAGCAACAAGGGAACAATAGTTTTTGGTTAGGGAAAATTGAAGAAGCAATGATGAAATATAGTGAGGCTTTGGAGTTATGTCCATTGAGatttagaaaagaaagaatTGTGCTTTATAGCAATAGAGCACAATGTAAATTGTTATTAGGAGAGGCTAATGATGCTGTTAGTGATACAACCAAAGCTTTATCACTTTCATCTCCAACTAATTCACATGCCAAAAGCCTTTGGAGAAGATCACAGGCATATGATATGAAAGGATTGGCTAAAGAGAGCTTGATGGATTGTATTATGTTTGTTAATTGTTGCTTTAAAATGGATTGTTCTTCATCATCattaatgaagaaaaatatgagaatCCCTTATTATGCAGTTAGAATGATCAACAAGCAAATGGAATCAACTTGGTTATTTAAAAATGCTCAATTGAAGGCTTTTGTTGATCTTAGTGAAAAAACAAATCAACCACATGATGTCATGAGAGCTACAAGAATTCTATTGCAAAAGAAGGGTTTCATTGAAG gTCTTTCCAGTATATCAGAAGAACATCAACTGATTGAAAAGGGTGAAATTAGTAGGAGAAATCTGAAAATTAAGAACAAGGAAAGACAGAAAAATGTATTCACTCAGTCAGTGCAGTGTAACTAG
- the LOC129902169 gene encoding protein arginine N-methyltransferase 2, with the protein MTDGEALCEAARNGEIHSIKSLIDSGADVTYFDKDGLTPLMHAAIHGHAEVVKSLLDAGAPWNALSPSNVSAGDFAMDAGHQEAFDVLLNSAIQAELILGTIARKENAKGNSDGDYLDDRVTFSEDKIMDSDSKAIMMAWEKPLMEAHAKAVCSNGGQILNIGFGMGLVDTAIQQYAPLSHTIVEAHPEVYGRMMHAGWGEKENVKIIFGRWQDVISKLETYDGIFFDTYGEYYEDMREFHQHLPRLLRPGGIYSFFNGLCGGNPFFHIVYCQLVSLELESLGYSTQLIPLPVKDCLSESVWEGVKQKYWQLDTYYLPVCQAMSESE; encoded by the exons ATGACCGACGGCGAAGCACTCTGTGAAGCAGCTCGAAATGGTGAAATCCATAGTATTAAATCTCTGATTGATTCCGGCGCCGATGTTACCTACTTTGACAAAGACGGCCTTACTCCGCTGATGCACGCCGCCATTCACGGCCATGCCGAGGTCGTAAAGTCTCTCCTTGATGCTGGTGCCCCGTGGAATGCCCTGTCCCCTTCCAATGTGTCTGCCGGCGACTTCGCCATGGACGCTGGTCATCAAGAAGCCTTTGACGTTCTTCTCAATTCCG CAATCCAGGCAGAATTAATCCTTGGAACAATTGCAAGGAAGGAGAATGCTAAGGGGAACTCAGATGGGGACTATTTAGATGATAGAGTTACTTTTAGTGAAGATAAAATTATGGACTCTGATAGTAAGGCTATTATGATGGCTTGGGAGAAGCCATTGATGGAAGCTCACGCGAAAGCTGTCTGCTCAAATGGTGGCCAGATACTGAACATTGGATTTGGGATGGGCCTTGTAGATACCGCCATACAACAATATGCACCTTTATCACACACTATTGTTGAAGCTCATCCAGAGGTCTATGGTCGTATGATGCATGCAGGTTGGGGTGAGAAGGAGAACGTGAAAATCATATTTGGTCGATGGCAAGATGTCATTTCTAAACTTGAAACCTATGATG GCATATTTTTTGATACTTATGGGGAGTATTATGAAGATATGCGGGAATTTCATCAACATCTTCCTAGATTATTGAGGCCTGGTggtatatattcattttttaatgGTCTATGTGGAGGTAACCCTTTCTTTCACATCGTTTACTGTCAGTTAGTTTCTCTAGAACTTGAGAGCTTGGGATATTCTACACAGTTGATACCATTACCAGTGAAGGATTGTTTAAGTGAATCAGTGTGGGAGGGTGTTAAACAGAAGTACTGGCAGTTAGATACGTATTACCTTCCTGTGTGTCAGGCTATGAGTGAATCAGAATGA
- the LOC129902306 gene encoding uncharacterized protein LOC129902306 isoform X3, which produces MASHFDRWEKDPFFSAAEEVQESADRMESTFRTWIHALKDTSGSWNCDALRRDLRTTLGTAKWQLEEFDRAVKLSYNSNSADDARDRHHEFVIAIDSQIKKVENSLNESAVSQGKPPLPWVRLDEGEVNELAAFLSGPSTSSAGITHAKVHGVELQTPKWEEGVNQSLLECYENPTHTDDGVRGEAIDEKFLGHRRTASASADIGAWQIAVGNDVSIKEPVPPPRRIPSYQGLLNAVESVKELKWPKNGYRKLKFNQEADNTLPRTHPPTRIVNTCYERNKSCLDGCDDCYDKQLYGWYGAVQRQLQRSQYYMQYRRPVRIVFSVFLLIFLIVFG; this is translated from the exons ATGGCGTCGCATTTTGATAGGTGGGAGAAAGATCCGTTCTTTTCAGCTGCAGAAGAGGTTCAAGAATCTGCCGACAG AATGGAATCAACTTTTAGGACATGGATTCATGCGTTGAAGGATACTTCTGGTAGTTGGAATTGCGATGCGCTTCGCAGGGACCTTAGAACTACCCTTGGCACTGCTAAATGGCAG CTGGAGGAATTTGACCGGGCAGTTAAATTGAGCTACAATAGTAACTCTGCTGATGATGCAAGAGATAGACACCACGAATTTGTTATTGCAATCGACAGTCAGATTAAGAAAGTTGAGAATTCACTTAATGAATCAGCTGTTTCACAAGGCAAACCACCACTTCCATGGGTGCGTTTGGATGAGGGAGAAGTCAATGAACTTGCTGCATTTCTCTCTGGCCCATCCACCTCTTCTGCAGGCATAACCCATGCAAAAGTACATGGAGTGGAGCTGCAAACTCCCAAATGGGAAGAGGGTGTAAATCAATCACTTCTAGAGTGTTATGAGAATCCTACTCATACAGATGATGGTGTTCGAGGTGAGGCCATAGACGAGAAGTTTCTGGGCCACCGGAGAACAGCAAGTGCTAGTGCTGACATTGGTGCATGGCAGATTGCAGTTGGCAATGACGTTTCCATCAAAGAACCTGTACCACCTCCTCGCAGAATACCCAGTTACCAGGGATTGTTGAATGCCGTGGAATCTGTTAAGGAGTTAAAATGGCCCAAGAATGGTTACAGGAAGTTGAAGTTCAATCAAGAAGCTGACAATACATTGCCGCGCACTCATCCACCAACAAGG ATCGTAAACACATGCTATGAGAGGAATAAGAGTTGCCTTGATGGTTGTGATGATTGTTATGATAAGCAACTGTATGGTTGGTATGGTGCCGTTCAGCGCCAGCTGCAAAGATCTCAGTATTACATGCAATATCGTCGACCTGTTCGAATAGTTTTCTCAGTGTTTCTTCTCATTTTCCTGATTG TCTTTGGATGA
- the LOC129902306 gene encoding uncharacterized protein LOC129902306 isoform X1 produces MASHFDRWEKDPFFSAAEEVQESADRMESTFRTWIHALKDTSGSWNCDALRRDLRTTLGTAKWQLEEFDRAVKLSYNSNSADDARDRHHEFVIAIDSQIKKVENSLNESAVSQGKPPLPWVRLDEGEVNELAAFLSGPSTSSAGITHAKVHGVELQTPKWEEGVNQSLLECYENPTHTDDGVRGEAIDEKFLGHRRTASASADIGAWQIAVGNDVSIKEPVPPPRRIPSYQGLLNAVESVKELKWPKNGYRKLKFNQEADNTLPRTHPPTRIVNTCYERNKSCLDGCDDCYDKQLYGWYGAVQRQLQRSQYYMQYRRPVRIVFSVFLLIFLIASSSKGSVDHMYWKLSSI; encoded by the exons ATGGCGTCGCATTTTGATAGGTGGGAGAAAGATCCGTTCTTTTCAGCTGCAGAAGAGGTTCAAGAATCTGCCGACAG AATGGAATCAACTTTTAGGACATGGATTCATGCGTTGAAGGATACTTCTGGTAGTTGGAATTGCGATGCGCTTCGCAGGGACCTTAGAACTACCCTTGGCACTGCTAAATGGCAG CTGGAGGAATTTGACCGGGCAGTTAAATTGAGCTACAATAGTAACTCTGCTGATGATGCAAGAGATAGACACCACGAATTTGTTATTGCAATCGACAGTCAGATTAAGAAAGTTGAGAATTCACTTAATGAATCAGCTGTTTCACAAGGCAAACCACCACTTCCATGGGTGCGTTTGGATGAGGGAGAAGTCAATGAACTTGCTGCATTTCTCTCTGGCCCATCCACCTCTTCTGCAGGCATAACCCATGCAAAAGTACATGGAGTGGAGCTGCAAACTCCCAAATGGGAAGAGGGTGTAAATCAATCACTTCTAGAGTGTTATGAGAATCCTACTCATACAGATGATGGTGTTCGAGGTGAGGCCATAGACGAGAAGTTTCTGGGCCACCGGAGAACAGCAAGTGCTAGTGCTGACATTGGTGCATGGCAGATTGCAGTTGGCAATGACGTTTCCATCAAAGAACCTGTACCACCTCCTCGCAGAATACCCAGTTACCAGGGATTGTTGAATGCCGTGGAATCTGTTAAGGAGTTAAAATGGCCCAAGAATGGTTACAGGAAGTTGAAGTTCAATCAAGAAGCTGACAATACATTGCCGCGCACTCATCCACCAACAAGG ATCGTAAACACATGCTATGAGAGGAATAAGAGTTGCCTTGATGGTTGTGATGATTGTTATGATAAGCAACTGTATGGTTGGTATGGTGCCGTTCAGCGCCAGCTGCAAAGATCTCAGTATTACATGCAATATCGTCGACCTGTTCGAATAGTTTTCTCAGTGTTTCTTCTCATTTTCCTGATTG CAAGTTCTAGCAAGGGATCAGTGGATCACATGTACTGGAAGCTTTCCTCCATCTAG
- the LOC129902304 gene encoding uncharacterized protein LOC129902304 isoform X2, whose amino-acid sequence MAFLFHKFQEVVKILAKSPTFARESRLLQFEADINLLFLYTRYMDDILLLDQKVKDNQATSPTTPNSSPRSSGLGLAVGGNPLAKDQTVVPETKGLQHTEVSQRLKDLMGYTLEVKSSQIPHEDAGKGLFLQGEANIGSVIAFYPGVVYPPAYYHYIPGYPRVDAQNSHLITRYDGTLINPQPWGAGGESREIWEWTRLLEPKHTMQADDKGSDLDGTHVGGNLEVLERRNPLALAHFANHPAKGMVPNVMIYPYNFPLLEKDMRPYIPNVSFGNGEETDTMKFGSFRFKSWKSSSNESNVPVLKTLVLVTTRALCDEEVLLNYRLSNSEHIPSWYTPVDEED is encoded by the exons ATGGCTTTCCTCTTCCACAAATTTCAAGAG GTGGTGAAAATTCTTGCTAAAAGTCCCACTTTCGCTAGAGAATCGAGGCTTCTACAGTTTGAAGCTGACATAAATCTCCTCTTCCTTTACACCAG GTATATGGATGACATATTACTCCTGGATCAAAAGGTCAAAGACAATCAGGCCACATCACCAACTACACCAAATTCTTCTCCCCGTAGTAGTGGCCTTGGTCTTGCTGTTGGTGGGAATCCTCTCGCAAAAGACCAAACTG TTGTACCTGAAACCAAGGGATTGCAACACACAGAGGTTTCACAGAGGTTAAAGGATCTTATGGGCTACACTCTCGAGGTCAAATCATCTCAAATTCCCCATGAGGATGCTGGGAAGGGTTTATTCTTACAAGGTGAAGCCAATATTGGTTCTGTCATAGCATTCTATCCTGGAGTAGTCTACCCTCCAGCATATTACCACTATATTCCTGGGTACCCTAGAGTTGATGCCCAAAATTCTCATTTGATCACACGGTATGATGGGACTCTGATCAATCCCCAGCCCTGGGGTGCTGGTGGTGAATCTCGTGAAATATGGGAGTGGACTCGTCTTCTTGAACCTAAGCACACTATGCAAGCTGATGATAAAGGTTCTGACCTAGATGGAACACATGTTGGAGGCAACCTTGAAGTGTTGGAAAGGAGAAACCCTCTAGCCTTGGCTCATTTCGCCAACCACCCAGCCAAAGGCATGGTCCCCAATGTAATGATATACCCTTATAATTTTCCCCTTCTTGAGAAGGACATGAGACCCTATATACCTAATGTTTCATTTGGAAACGGTGAAGAAACAGACACGATGAAATTTGGCAGCTTTAGGTTCAAATCATGGAAGTCCAGCAGCAATGAATCAAATGTCCCAGTTCTGAAGACACTTGTTCTCGTGACTACTAGGGCACTTTGTGATGAAGAGGTTCTGCTGAACTACAGACTGAGCAATTCAGAGCACATACCATCGTGGTATACTCCAGTAGATGAAGAGGATTGA
- the LOC129902306 gene encoding uncharacterized protein LOC129902306 isoform X2, whose protein sequence is MASHFDRWEKDPFFSAAEEVQESADRMESTFRTWIHALKDTSGSWNCDALRRDLRTTLGTAKWQLEEFDRAVKLSYNSNSADDARDRHHEFVIAIDSQIKKVENSLNESAVSQGKPPLPWVRLDEGEVNELAAFLSGPSTSSAGITHAKVHGVELQTPKWEEGVNQSLLECYENPTHTDDGVRGEAIDEKFLGHRRTASASADIGAWQIAVGNDVSIKEPVPPPRRIPSYQGLLNAVESVKELKWPKNGYRKLKFNQEADNTLPRTHPPTRIVNTCYERNKSCLDGCDDCYDKQLYGWYGAVQRQLQRSQYYMQYRRPVRIVFSVFLLIFLIVLVAVRTI, encoded by the exons ATGGCGTCGCATTTTGATAGGTGGGAGAAAGATCCGTTCTTTTCAGCTGCAGAAGAGGTTCAAGAATCTGCCGACAG AATGGAATCAACTTTTAGGACATGGATTCATGCGTTGAAGGATACTTCTGGTAGTTGGAATTGCGATGCGCTTCGCAGGGACCTTAGAACTACCCTTGGCACTGCTAAATGGCAG CTGGAGGAATTTGACCGGGCAGTTAAATTGAGCTACAATAGTAACTCTGCTGATGATGCAAGAGATAGACACCACGAATTTGTTATTGCAATCGACAGTCAGATTAAGAAAGTTGAGAATTCACTTAATGAATCAGCTGTTTCACAAGGCAAACCACCACTTCCATGGGTGCGTTTGGATGAGGGAGAAGTCAATGAACTTGCTGCATTTCTCTCTGGCCCATCCACCTCTTCTGCAGGCATAACCCATGCAAAAGTACATGGAGTGGAGCTGCAAACTCCCAAATGGGAAGAGGGTGTAAATCAATCACTTCTAGAGTGTTATGAGAATCCTACTCATACAGATGATGGTGTTCGAGGTGAGGCCATAGACGAGAAGTTTCTGGGCCACCGGAGAACAGCAAGTGCTAGTGCTGACATTGGTGCATGGCAGATTGCAGTTGGCAATGACGTTTCCATCAAAGAACCTGTACCACCTCCTCGCAGAATACCCAGTTACCAGGGATTGTTGAATGCCGTGGAATCTGTTAAGGAGTTAAAATGGCCCAAGAATGGTTACAGGAAGTTGAAGTTCAATCAAGAAGCTGACAATACATTGCCGCGCACTCATCCACCAACAAGG ATCGTAAACACATGCTATGAGAGGAATAAGAGTTGCCTTGATGGTTGTGATGATTGTTATGATAAGCAACTGTATGGTTGGTATGGTGCCGTTCAGCGCCAGCTGCAAAGATCTCAGTATTACATGCAATATCGTCGACCTGTTCGAATAGTTTTCTCAGTGTTTCTTCTCATTTTCCTGATTG TTTTAGTGGCAGTCCGTACAATCTAA